In Candidatus Polarisedimenticolaceae bacterium, a genomic segment contains:
- a CDS encoding MarR family winged helix-turn-helix transcriptional regulator has translation MASAAAEDATGITRSEYERLAGFRHALRAFLRFSENAAAEAGLSARQHQALIAIKGFPGDGITIGALAESLQLRHHSVVGLVDRMAGKRLVIRRRGADDGRRVELVLTRRGEALLERLALSHRDELRRLAPQIELLLADLRPRKRGR, from the coding sequence TTGGCAAGTGCAGCCGCGGAGGACGCCACGGGCATCACGCGCTCCGAATACGAGAGGCTCGCGGGCTTCCGGCACGCGCTCCGGGCCTTCCTCAGATTCAGCGAGAACGCGGCGGCCGAAGCGGGGCTCTCGGCCCGCCAGCATCAGGCCCTCATCGCCATCAAGGGGTTCCCCGGCGACGGGATCACGATCGGCGCGCTCGCCGAGAGCCTACAGCTCCGGCATCACAGCGTCGTCGGGCTCGTGGATCGCATGGCCGGAAAGCGCCTCGTCATCCGGAGGCGCGGTGCCGACGACGGCCGCCGCGTCGAGCTGGTGTTGACCCGTCGCGGCGAGGCGTTGCTCGAGAGGCTCGCCCTGTCGCACCGGGACGAGCTACGGCGCCTCGCACCTCAGATCGAGCTCCTGCTCGCCGATCTCCGGCCGAGGAAGCGCGGTCGCTGA
- a CDS encoding peptidylprolyl isomerase, translating into MHPSTLAILLAAPFLLAAGATPPPPKPAAAPEPAAAAGKEPDHITIQHVLIGFIGSVPGKNITRTQDEAKKLAEDILARAKKGENFDALVKQYTDDSPPGIYSMANNGVTPASGEYARGRMVAAFGDAGFPLQVGEIGMASYDKARSPYGWHIVKRLK; encoded by the coding sequence ATGCATCCAAGCACTCTCGCGATCTTGCTCGCCGCGCCTTTTCTGCTCGCGGCCGGCGCGACTCCCCCGCCGCCCAAGCCCGCTGCGGCCCCTGAGCCCGCGGCCGCGGCCGGCAAAGAGCCCGACCACATCACGATTCAGCACGTGCTGATCGGGTTCATCGGCAGCGTCCCCGGCAAGAACATCACCCGAACGCAGGACGAGGCGAAGAAGCTGGCGGAGGACATCCTGGCTCGCGCGAAGAAGGGCGAGAACTTCGACGCCCTCGTCAAGCAGTACACCGACGATTCGCCGCCCGGGATCTACTCGATGGCGAACAACGGCGTGACGCCGGCTTCCGGCGAGTATGCCCGCGGGCGCATGGTTGCCGCGTTCGGCGACGCGGGCTTCCCGCTCCAGGTCGGAGAAATCGGCATGGCGTCATACGACAAGGCGCGGTCGCCTTACGGCTGGCACATCGTCAAGCGCTTGAAGTAG
- a CDS encoding amidohydrolase family protein, whose translation MRHVAALLFLCTTAAFADPIVIRAPRVIDGRGHVLRNAAIVVDGGKIVRVDAHPKKADIDLAHATLMPGGIDTHVHIGWHFDADGRSHSGDETDRKETPEESVLYAAENAYATLMGGVTTVQSLGAPVDKPLRDAIARGVLPGPRILTAIDPLSDEKLTVDALRAQVDKAAEAGADVIKVFASESIRTGGGPTMSQEQMDAICGEAKQRGLRVAVHAHGIESVSRAVRAGCTSIEHGALVDQATLDLMAEHGVYFDPNTDLVFRNYFEHKSQFLGTPGYTEEGFAAMEKAVPRVLEMFKKAIRTKGLKIVFGTDALAGSHGRNFQELEYRVRTGGQSPMDAITSATSLAAESLRLGDRIGSLAPGYDADVIAVQGDPLEDIGALEKVVFVMKGGRVLESRPQN comes from the coding sequence ATGCGCCACGTCGCCGCCCTTCTATTTCTATGCACCACCGCCGCTTTCGCGGACCCGATCGTCATCCGCGCGCCGCGGGTGATCGACGGGCGCGGGCACGTGCTGCGGAACGCCGCCATCGTCGTGGACGGCGGGAAGATCGTCCGGGTCGATGCCCATCCGAAGAAGGCGGACATCGATCTGGCGCACGCGACCCTCATGCCGGGCGGGATCGACACCCACGTGCACATCGGCTGGCACTTCGACGCCGACGGCCGCTCCCATTCCGGCGACGAGACGGATCGCAAGGAGACGCCCGAAGAGAGCGTCCTCTACGCGGCCGAGAACGCATACGCCACGCTGATGGGCGGCGTCACCACCGTGCAGTCCCTCGGTGCGCCGGTCGACAAGCCGCTCCGCGACGCCATCGCACGCGGTGTCCTTCCCGGCCCGCGCATCCTCACGGCCATCGACCCTCTGTCCGACGAGAAGCTCACCGTGGATGCGCTCCGTGCGCAGGTGGACAAGGCGGCGGAAGCAGGTGCGGACGTGATCAAGGTCTTCGCATCCGAGAGCATCCGCACGGGCGGCGGCCCGACGATGTCGCAAGAGCAGATGGACGCCATCTGCGGTGAGGCGAAGCAGCGCGGGCTCCGCGTCGCCGTGCACGCGCACGGCATCGAGAGCGTCTCGCGCGCAGTCCGCGCCGGGTGCACTTCCATCGAGCATGGAGCGCTCGTCGATCAGGCGACGCTCGACCTGATGGCGGAGCACGGCGTCTACTTCGATCCCAACACCGATCTCGTCTTCCGGAACTACTTCGAGCACAAGAGCCAGTTCCTGGGGACTCCGGGCTACACCGAAGAAGGCTTCGCGGCGATGGAGAAGGCGGTGCCGCGCGTCCTCGAGATGTTCAAGAAGGCGATTCGAACGAAAGGCCTGAAGATCGTCTTCGGGACCGACGCGCTGGCGGGCTCGCACGGCCGCAACTTCCAGGAGCTCGAGTACCGCGTGCGCACGGGAGGGCAGTCCCCGATGGACGCCATCACCTCCGCCACCTCCCTCGCCGCGGAATCGCTTCGCCTGGGCGACCGGATCGGCAGCCTGGCGCCGGGCTACGACGCGGATGTCATCGCCGTGCAGGGCGATCCCCTCGAAGACATCGGCGCGCTCGAGAAGGTGGTGTTCGTGATGAAGGGCGGGAGAGTGCTCGAATCTCGCCCGCAGAACTAG
- a CDS encoding serine hydrolase domain-containing protein produces MILAAFLSLGLPAAAAPPEIPSTPAGKVFAGYLEAMNSGAKDKLEPFIKAHRPDRPDALDRMLDLRWNTGGLDLYAIESSQPLTIQAVVHEREGNGRYDRATVTVSDGEPAVITSFKLVLIPPPAGAPVPGRLTQQAAVAAWKAEIDEAASDGKFSGVWLWARKGKVITSGAAGKADRERGIDNTLDTRFRIGSMNKMFTAVATLQLVERGKLSLDDTIGKILPDYPNAGVASKVKVRHLLSHTGGTGDIFGPEFDAHRLELKTLQDYVKLYGARDLEFEPGTRWDYSNYGFLLLGVMIEKVTGKSYYDYVAENIYKPAGMTHSGSEPESVKVANRSKGYMRDRYDMVGNEPTLPWRGTSAGGGTTTAADLMKFADALMSNKLLKAATLAEATRPQFTTGDYGYGFQLWRSDDARTYGHGGGAPGMNAILRVYPESGQSVIVLCNLDGPSASRIGDWLDARIPLE; encoded by the coding sequence GTGATCCTCGCTGCGTTCCTCTCGCTGGGCCTGCCCGCGGCGGCGGCTCCCCCGGAGATTCCGTCCACTCCGGCCGGGAAGGTCTTCGCCGGTTATCTCGAAGCGATGAATTCCGGTGCCAAGGACAAGCTCGAGCCGTTCATCAAGGCGCACCGGCCGGACCGTCCCGACGCTCTCGATCGCATGCTCGATCTCCGGTGGAACACCGGCGGGCTCGATCTCTATGCGATCGAATCCTCGCAGCCGCTGACCATTCAAGCCGTGGTCCACGAACGCGAAGGCAACGGCAGATACGACCGCGCGACGGTGACCGTGAGCGACGGCGAACCGGCGGTCATCACGAGCTTCAAGCTGGTGCTGATCCCCCCTCCCGCCGGCGCGCCGGTTCCCGGGCGGCTCACCCAGCAGGCGGCGGTCGCGGCGTGGAAAGCCGAGATCGACGAGGCCGCATCCGACGGAAAGTTCTCGGGCGTCTGGTTGTGGGCCCGGAAAGGCAAAGTGATCACGTCGGGCGCCGCGGGCAAGGCGGATCGCGAACGTGGGATCGACAACACGCTCGACACGCGGTTCCGCATCGGCTCGATGAACAAGATGTTCACGGCGGTCGCGACCCTTCAGCTCGTCGAGCGCGGCAAGCTCTCGCTTGACGATACGATCGGGAAGATCCTGCCCGACTATCCGAACGCCGGCGTGGCGTCGAAGGTGAAGGTCCGCCATCTGTTGTCGCACACCGGCGGCACGGGCGACATCTTCGGCCCCGAGTTCGACGCGCATCGGCTCGAGCTCAAGACGCTTCAGGACTACGTGAAGCTCTACGGTGCGCGCGACCTCGAATTCGAGCCCGGCACCAGGTGGGACTACTCCAACTATGGCTTCCTGCTGCTCGGCGTGATGATCGAGAAGGTCACCGGGAAGTCGTACTACGACTACGTCGCCGAGAACATCTACAAGCCCGCGGGCATGACCCACTCGGGGTCCGAGCCGGAAAGCGTGAAGGTCGCCAACCGGAGCAAGGGCTACATGAGAGACCGGTACGACATGGTCGGGAACGAACCGACGCTGCCCTGGCGGGGAACTTCAGCCGGCGGCGGCACCACGACGGCGGCCGATCTGATGAAGTTCGCCGACGCGCTGATGTCGAACAAGCTCCTGAAGGCCGCGACGCTCGCCGAGGCCACGCGCCCGCAGTTCACGACCGGCGACTACGGCTACGGCTTCCAGCTTTGGCGTTCGGACGATGCGCGCACCTACGGCCACGGCGGCGGCGCGCCGGGAATGAACGCGATCCTTCGCGTGTACCCGGAGTCGGGCCAGTCGGTGATCGTGCTTTGCAACCTCGACGGCCCTTCGGCATCGCGCATCGGAGATTGGCTCGACGCCCGCATACCGCTCGAGTAG
- the dacB gene encoding D-alanyl-D-alanine carboxypeptidase/D-alanyl-D-alanine-endopeptidase, protein MTPLNRVTIALALVLPWSLLQAQAASPLSKRLQRITDRPALAHATFGMEVLAIDTGKVLLAINADKLFTPGSTTKLLTEGAALELLGPDHRFVTRLYRTGPIGADGTLDGNLVWVASGDPNISGRIRPDGTLAYENFDHSYAGVVPAARVVAGDPLAVVRDLARQVVAKGVKRIRGNVLVDVGLFPEGEAEAGTGAVISPVVVNDNIVDVTLESGGAAGAPAVLKASPASRYVRFTNQVTTGASDSKSDIGFTADVAGDDGIRTVTVAGSVPAGADAKLLAYKVPQPSRFAQDVLASALEELGVSIDAASVPATPDAYTADRAVAEHRSLPLAEEIKVTLKVSQNLHASMTPYIVGATLRPKSEDLYQAGFDVEREFLVKAGLDLSSASQADGAGGPGAAFTPDFMCRYLAFMARSRSSTVFAQALPVLGRDGTLSTEMKDSPAAGHVAAKTGTARLYDALNRSSLLAGKGLAGYITTRSGKKLAFAAFINNAPIGSDIAAAQAVGGALAEAAEAVFEEVP, encoded by the coding sequence ATGACTCCTCTGAACCGCGTCACGATCGCGCTCGCGTTGGTCCTCCCGTGGTCACTCCTGCAGGCTCAGGCGGCGTCGCCGCTGTCCAAACGCCTGCAACGCATCACGGACCGGCCGGCCCTCGCGCACGCCACGTTCGGCATGGAGGTGCTTGCGATCGACACCGGCAAGGTCCTCCTGGCCATCAACGCCGACAAGCTGTTCACGCCGGGATCGACCACCAAGCTGCTCACGGAGGGAGCGGCCCTCGAGCTTCTCGGGCCGGACCACCGTTTCGTGACGAGGCTCTATCGGACCGGCCCGATCGGCGCCGACGGGACGCTCGACGGGAACCTCGTCTGGGTCGCCAGCGGCGATCCCAACATCTCGGGAAGGATTCGCCCCGACGGCACGCTGGCGTACGAGAACTTCGACCACTCGTATGCCGGAGTCGTGCCGGCTGCGCGCGTGGTCGCGGGCGATCCGCTGGCCGTCGTTCGCGACCTTGCGCGACAGGTCGTCGCGAAGGGCGTGAAGCGCATCCGCGGCAACGTGCTCGTCGATGTCGGCCTCTTCCCCGAGGGTGAGGCGGAAGCCGGCACCGGTGCGGTGATCTCTCCCGTCGTCGTGAACGACAACATCGTGGACGTCACGCTCGAGTCCGGCGGCGCTGCGGGCGCACCGGCCGTCCTGAAGGCGTCTCCCGCGAGCCGGTACGTCCGCTTCACGAACCAGGTGACGACCGGCGCGTCGGACTCGAAGAGCGACATCGGCTTCACCGCGGACGTCGCCGGCGACGACGGCATCCGCACGGTCACGGTGGCGGGAAGCGTTCCGGCAGGAGCGGACGCCAAGCTCCTCGCCTACAAAGTCCCGCAACCGAGCCGCTTCGCGCAGGACGTGCTCGCTTCAGCGCTGGAAGAGCTGGGGGTCTCGATCGACGCGGCGTCTGTGCCGGCCACCCCGGATGCGTACACCGCCGACCGTGCGGTCGCCGAGCACCGCTCCCTGCCGCTCGCGGAGGAGATCAAGGTCACGCTGAAGGTGAGCCAGAACCTCCACGCCTCGATGACGCCTTACATCGTGGGTGCCACGCTGCGGCCGAAGAGCGAGGACCTCTACCAAGCGGGCTTCGACGTCGAGCGGGAGTTTCTCGTGAAGGCCGGCCTCGACCTGTCTTCCGCCTCGCAGGCAGACGGCGCGGGCGGGCCGGGTGCCGCGTTCACGCCCGATTTCATGTGCCGCTATCTGGCCTTCATGGCGCGGTCACGATCCTCCACCGTGTTCGCGCAAGCGCTCCCCGTCCTCGGACGCGACGGCACCCTGTCGACCGAGATGAAAGATTCACCCGCCGCCGGCCACGTCGCGGCGAAGACCGGCACCGCCAGGCTCTATGACGCGCTGAACCGCAGCTCGCTTCTCGCCGGCAAGGGCCTCGCCGGGTACATCACCACGCGGAGCGGGAAGAAGCTCGCGTTCGCGGCGTTCATCAACAACGCACCGATCGGGTCGGACATCGCCGCGGCGCAGGCGGTCGGCGGCGCCTTGGCGGAGGCGGCGGAGGCGGTGTTCGAAGAGGTGCCGTGA
- a CDS encoding cytochrome c: MRPRLALVAASILIAAPLAMAADAPAPDGKALYEKKCAMCHGANGVAKPAGKGSANFNDPAWEGKVADADIESAITKGKGKMKAIKMSAQDAHAIVAHVRTLK, encoded by the coding sequence ATGCGCCCTCGTCTTGCACTCGTCGCCGCCTCGATCCTGATCGCCGCGCCTCTCGCGATGGCCGCGGACGCTCCCGCCCCGGACGGGAAGGCTCTCTACGAGAAGAAGTGCGCCATGTGCCACGGCGCGAACGGCGTCGCGAAGCCGGCGGGGAAAGGATCGGCGAACTTCAACGATCCGGCCTGGGAGGGAAAGGTCGCGGACGCCGACATCGAGAGCGCGATCACGAAGGGCAAGGGCAAGATGAAGGCGATCAAGATGTCGGCGCAGGACGCGCACGCGATCGTCGCCCACGTGAGGACGCTGAAGTAG
- a CDS encoding GlxA family transcriptional regulator, whose protein sequence is MPEKRGTLRVAMLAYPGVQMLDVMGPLEVFSRTSRWLKDNGRRADDAYGVEIVGLTRGPLRASSGLRFYADRSVSEVGRGVDTLMIAGGMGTERYRSNPELLRFIRRQARSVRRLASVCTGAFFLAEAGLLKGRRATTHWGSCEELARSYPGVRVESDTIFVQDGAVYTSAGVTAGMDLALALVEEDQGRETALAVARALVMFLRRPGGQAQFSAQLSVQQAEREPIRDLQTFVLEHPGGDLSVERLARRVAMSPRNFARVFTREVGTTPARYVNSVRVETARRLLEETSDDLETICAMSGLSTPEAMRRAFLRVVGVPPGHYRERFNRHGKRRLA, encoded by the coding sequence ATGCCGGAGAAACGAGGGACGCTGCGTGTCGCGATGCTGGCTTATCCCGGCGTCCAGATGCTGGACGTCATGGGCCCGCTCGAGGTCTTCTCGCGGACCTCGCGCTGGCTCAAGGACAACGGCCGGCGAGCGGACGACGCCTACGGCGTCGAGATCGTCGGCCTGACGCGAGGACCGCTTCGAGCGTCGTCGGGCTTGCGTTTCTACGCCGACCGCTCGGTCTCCGAGGTGGGTCGCGGCGTCGACACACTGATGATCGCAGGAGGAATGGGAACGGAGCGTTACCGCTCAAATCCCGAGCTGCTGCGCTTCATCCGCCGCCAGGCTCGTTCGGTGAGACGCCTGGCCTCGGTCTGCACGGGAGCGTTCTTCCTCGCCGAAGCCGGGTTGTTGAAGGGCCGGCGCGCGACGACGCACTGGGGGTCCTGCGAGGAGCTGGCGCGCTCGTATCCGGGTGTACGCGTCGAGTCGGACACGATCTTCGTGCAGGACGGCGCGGTCTACACGTCCGCCGGTGTGACGGCCGGCATGGACCTCGCCTTGGCCTTGGTGGAAGAAGATCAAGGGCGCGAAACGGCGCTCGCGGTCGCGCGCGCGCTCGTCATGTTCCTCCGGCGTCCTGGAGGCCAAGCTCAGTTCAGCGCGCAGCTTTCGGTGCAGCAGGCGGAGCGCGAGCCGATTCGCGATCTCCAGACGTTTGTCCTCGAGCACCCCGGCGGGGATCTCTCGGTGGAGAGGCTCGCGCGCCGCGTCGCGATGAGCCCCCGCAACTTCGCGAGGGTCTTCACGCGCGAGGTCGGAACGACGCCGGCCCGCTACGTCAACTCCGTGCGCGTCGAGACGGCGCGGCGGCTCCTCGAGGAGACGTCGGATGACCTGGAGACGATCTGCGCGATGAGCGGTCTCTCCACCCCGGAGGCGATGCGGAGGGCGTTCCTGCGCGTCGTCGGCGTTCCCCCCGGCCATTATCGGGAGCGGTTCAACCGTCACGGAAAGCGGAGGCTCGCATGA
- a CDS encoding DJ-1/PfpI family protein: protein MRITIVLASVVLAAALSHGETAKPKHYVCPPCGLPCDAEVSDKPGSCPKCGMALIDQDEAKAQAAAKKKVGILIFNGVQIIDYTGPYEIFQGAGFDVYTVAETKDPITTVAGMTVVPKYTFADAPLPEILVVPGGGVAGTLGNAATLKWVKETTAKTQHTMSVCNGAFILAKAGLLDGLTATTTHGNVSRLAAEYPKTKVVDDQRFVDNGKIITTGGLTAGIDGALHVVALTLGKGQAQQVALGEEYDWRADGGLARGTLADTQIETWIDASLDGTGDWEIVSTQGGTDRWEVVAKGTSRLSAAELSDHFGKVCTKEGKWTSVPGSTSRWKFTGRDGKPWGGTLLVESLPGAAGKYSVKLTIVREG from the coding sequence ATGAGAATCACGATCGTTCTCGCGTCCGTCGTTCTCGCCGCCGCGCTCTCTCACGGGGAGACGGCGAAGCCCAAGCACTACGTCTGTCCTCCGTGCGGCCTGCCGTGCGATGCCGAGGTCTCGGACAAGCCGGGGTCGTGCCCCAAGTGCGGCATGGCGCTCATCGACCAGGACGAAGCCAAGGCGCAGGCCGCCGCCAAGAAGAAGGTCGGCATCTTGATCTTCAACGGCGTCCAGATCATCGACTACACCGGCCCGTACGAGATCTTCCAAGGGGCGGGATTCGACGTTTATACGGTCGCCGAGACGAAGGACCCGATCACCACGGTCGCGGGGATGACGGTGGTCCCGAAGTACACGTTCGCGGATGCGCCCTTGCCCGAGATCCTGGTCGTTCCCGGTGGCGGCGTCGCCGGCACGCTGGGGAACGCCGCGACCCTGAAGTGGGTCAAGGAGACGACCGCGAAGACGCAGCACACGATGTCGGTGTGCAACGGCGCGTTCATCCTTGCGAAGGCCGGCCTGCTGGACGGCCTCACCGCGACGACGACGCACGGGAACGTCTCCAGGCTCGCCGCCGAGTATCCCAAGACGAAGGTCGTGGACGACCAGCGCTTCGTGGACAACGGCAAGATCATCACCACCGGTGGACTCACCGCGGGCATCGACGGCGCGCTCCACGTCGTCGCGCTCACGCTCGGCAAAGGCCAGGCGCAGCAGGTCGCGCTCGGAGAGGAGTACGACTGGCGCGCCGACGGCGGCCTCGCCCGCGGCACGCTCGCCGACACGCAGATCGAAACCTGGATCGACGCGTCGCTGGACGGAACGGGCGACTGGGAGATCGTCAGCACGCAGGGCGGGACCGATCGCTGGGAGGTCGTCGCCAAGGGGACCTCGCGCCTCAGCGCCGCCGAGCTATCGGATCACTTCGGGAAGGTCTGCACCAAGGAAGGGAAGTGGACGAGCGTTCCCGGGAGCACGAGCCGCTGGAAATTCACGGGGCGCGACGGAAAGCCCTGGGGCGGCACGCTGCTCGTCGAGTCACTGCCCGGCGCCGCGGGGAAATACTCCGTCAAGCTGACGATCGTCCGAGAGGGTTGA
- a CDS encoding serine hydrolase domain-containing protein, whose translation MAADRVRFYRISLVMLLGVACSSARPRPRVEPGGGALHEYLDRLARLGAFSGSALVARGDTVLLDGGYGLADRRRGIPVTRATVFDIGSVAKQFAAAAVLRLEIDGHMRTDDPLERYFPDAPPDKRAITIDELLTHTSGLPGDLETGDARVTAPDDPKLAARLLALPLESAPGTTFRYSNAGYALVRLAIERVTHEPYERYVTDHLLRPAGVMRTGWHGDRALWAPDQVARGAWGLYDSGSPRDWPLRGATLGAGEMVSSPEELFRWLRALDAGRVLPEDAQRKLFTPRARWDGAGAEGRGPDAHYAYGWEVRTRADGTVGLIFHNGTYDNFRTTVRRYPKDDAVVIVATNARQQDSGDRADEVGNALRNLMLGKEVAMAPPTIDLPSRALASFAGTYEAVPGAGFHLWVTPPNRLWLAPHGQRAFDAIWRPDRERATLQESVARRTLETIDTLRSTPCVATRSGWSGMFCDLIDSLGPFERAALEGVAPLTWSKDSSMSYTVLHFARGQIAVTWEWRGEELVQTMSSDDVPEPQSVPLAATAPAELIMYDWFTDRTLPVHSGRDAIVVGDGPERLRAERASTLSDDRQLDGVFPRGAGQ comes from the coding sequence ATGGCCGCCGATCGCGTCCGATTCTACCGAATCAGCCTCGTGATGCTGCTTGGCGTGGCCTGTTCGAGCGCGAGACCCAGGCCGCGCGTGGAGCCGGGGGGCGGCGCGCTCCACGAGTATCTCGATCGGCTCGCACGGCTGGGCGCCTTTAGTGGTAGCGCGCTCGTGGCGCGCGGCGACACCGTGCTCCTGGACGGCGGTTACGGCCTCGCGGATCGGCGGCGCGGGATCCCCGTGACGCGCGCGACGGTGTTCGACATCGGATCGGTCGCCAAGCAGTTCGCTGCGGCCGCCGTCCTGCGGCTCGAGATCGACGGACACATGCGCACCGACGATCCGCTGGAGCGTTACTTCCCGGACGCTCCACCGGACAAGCGAGCGATCACGATCGACGAGCTTCTGACGCACACCTCGGGATTGCCCGGAGACTTGGAGACCGGTGACGCGCGCGTGACGGCCCCGGACGATCCCAAGCTGGCGGCCCGGCTCCTCGCCCTCCCGCTCGAGTCGGCTCCGGGGACGACCTTTCGCTACTCGAATGCCGGATACGCGCTCGTCCGTCTTGCGATCGAGCGGGTGACGCACGAGCCCTACGAGCGCTACGTCACCGATCATCTCCTGAGACCGGCAGGCGTGATGCGGACCGGATGGCACGGTGACCGGGCGCTCTGGGCGCCGGACCAGGTAGCCCGGGGAGCGTGGGGACTGTACGACTCGGGATCGCCGCGGGATTGGCCCCTCCGTGGGGCGACGCTCGGAGCGGGCGAGATGGTCTCGTCGCCGGAAGAGCTGTTTCGCTGGCTGCGGGCGCTCGACGCCGGACGGGTGCTTCCCGAGGACGCGCAGCGGAAGCTCTTCACCCCTCGCGCTCGCTGGGACGGGGCCGGCGCCGAGGGGCGAGGCCCGGATGCGCATTACGCGTACGGATGGGAGGTGCGGACGAGAGCGGATGGAACGGTCGGCCTCATCTTTCACAACGGAACGTACGACAACTTTCGGACCACGGTGAGGCGCTACCCGAAAGACGACGCGGTCGTGATCGTCGCGACGAACGCCCGGCAGCAGGACTCGGGCGACCGCGCGGACGAAGTGGGGAACGCGTTGCGCAACTTGATGCTCGGCAAGGAGGTCGCCATGGCGCCTCCGACGATCGATCTTCCCTCCCGCGCGCTCGCCTCGTTCGCAGGGACCTACGAGGCCGTCCCCGGCGCCGGTTTCCATCTCTGGGTCACACCGCCGAACCGGCTCTGGCTCGCCCCCCATGGGCAAAGAGCGTTCGACGCCATCTGGCGGCCGGACCGCGAGCGGGCGACGCTCCAGGAGTCCGTCGCGCGTCGCACGCTCGAAACCATCGACACGCTGCGTTCCACGCCCTGCGTCGCGACCCGCTCGGGATGGAGCGGGATGTTCTGCGACTTGATCGACAGCCTCGGTCCGTTCGAGCGTGCCGCGCTCGAAGGCGTTGCGCCTTTGACCTGGTCCAAGGACTCGTCGATGAGCTACACCGTGTTGCACTTCGCGCGTGGTCAGATCGCGGTCACGTGGGAGTGGCGCGGCGAGGAGCTCGTTCAAACGATGTCTTCCGACGACGTTCCCGAGCCTCAGAGCGTTCCGCTCGCGGCGACGGCTCCGGCGGAGCTCATCATGTACGACTGGTTCACGGACCGTACCCTGCCGGTCCACTCCGGGCGAGACGCCATCGTGGTCGGCGACGGCCCGGAGCGGCTGCGTGCAGAGCGCGCTTCAACCCTCTCGGACGATCGTCAGCTTGACGGAGTATTTCCCCGCGGCGCCGGGCAGTGA
- a CDS encoding AraC family transcriptional regulator: protein MARLGTRVLFELDELQVVATHWHRDEHPSTSSAEAPMAIIELLEHGSFVKHRSREPECVDRNAIAYFNPGERFRIEHPLGADNAGLWIQIGAGWWETNAMEVDPELPFRRSTSASSFAADLMRRRLAKRLGDGPRADPLGVEEALHEVIAHALCAHEGASRSHLDRRRPSGRMTQRVAAARAFLAETFRRKLSLTDVASVVGGSSFALCRAFAALTGGSIHQHIVSLRLRAALDEIEDGCHDLTALALRCGFASHAHFTASFRAAYGRTPSGTRRESRA, encoded by the coding sequence ATGGCTCGCCTCGGGACCCGCGTCTTGTTCGAGCTCGACGAGCTCCAGGTCGTCGCGACGCACTGGCACCGCGACGAGCACCCCTCGACGTCGAGCGCGGAAGCGCCGATGGCGATCATCGAGCTGCTCGAGCACGGGAGCTTCGTGAAGCACCGGTCGCGGGAACCCGAGTGCGTCGATCGCAATGCGATCGCCTACTTCAATCCCGGAGAGCGCTTCCGCATCGAGCATCCGCTCGGCGCGGACAACGCAGGGTTGTGGATTCAGATCGGCGCCGGCTGGTGGGAAACGAACGCAATGGAAGTGGACCCCGAGCTGCCGTTCCGGCGATCGACGTCCGCCTCGAGCTTTGCGGCCGACCTCATGCGACGGCGGCTCGCGAAACGACTCGGCGACGGCCCGCGGGCGGACCCCTTGGGAGTGGAGGAAGCCCTTCACGAGGTGATCGCTCACGCTCTGTGCGCACACGAAGGTGCCTCGCGATCGCACCTCGACCGGCGCCGGCCGTCCGGCCGGATGACCCAGCGCGTCGCGGCCGCGCGCGCGTTCCTCGCCGAGACCTTCCGCCGCAAGCTCAGTCTCACCGACGTCGCCTCGGTCGTCGGCGGATCGTCCTTCGCGCTCTGTCGGGCCTTCGCCGCGCTCACGGGAGGGAGCATTCATCAGCACATCGTCTCGCTTCGTTTGCGCGCCGCTCTCGATGAGATCGAAGACGGCTGCCACGACCTCACCGCTCTCGCCCTCCGCTGCGGCTTCGCGAGCCACGCTCATTTCACGGCAAGCTTCCGTGCCGCCTACGGCCGGACTCCCAGCGGCACACGCCGAGAGTCTCGAGCGTGA